A window from Clupea harengus chromosome 14, Ch_v2.0.2, whole genome shotgun sequence encodes these proteins:
- the btbd9 gene encoding BTB/POZ domain-containing protein 9 translates to MSNSHPLRPHSSAAQIDHMHLLSEQLGALLPGEEYSDVTLVVEEKRFPAHRVILAARCHYFRALLYGGMRESIPQAEVRLEETHAEAFSMLLHYLYTGRANLGEAREETLLDFLGLAHRYGLQPLEASICEFLRTLLSTRNVCLVFDVASLYCLSGLAEACCAYMDRHAPEVLESEGFLSLSKTALLTVVRRDSFAASEREIFQALCRWCRHNGEGSECQEVMAAVRLPLMSLSEMLNVVRPSGLLSPDDLLDAIQTRSESRDMDLNYRGMLIPEENIATMKHGAAVVKGELKSALLDGDTQNYDLDHGFSRHPIEEDGRATGLLVRLGQPSIVNHVRLLLWDRDSRSYSYYLEVSMDELDWVRVVDHAKFLCRSWQNLYFPARVCRYIRVVGTHNTVNKVFHLVALECMYTNRPFTLERGLLVPTENVATVMACASVVEGVSRSRNALLNGDTSHYDWDSGYTCHQLGSGAIVIQLAQPYTISSIRLLLWDCDDRSYSYYVEVSANQQQWTRVVDRTKVACRSWQTLFFDGQAASFIRIVGTHNTANEVFHCVHFECPAQVETEVKESPPGSDQSTPEPSSQHAPLSRTQRLSSSPSSSSSSHP, encoded by the exons ATGAGCAACAGCCACCCTCTGAGGCCGCACAGCTCGGCGGCCCAGATTGACCACATGCACCTCCTCTCCGAGCAGCTGGGGGCGCTCTTACCGGGGGAAGAGTACAGCGATGTCACACTGGTGGTAGAAGAGAAGCGTTTCCCTGCCCACAGGGTCATCCTGGCAGCCCGATGCCATTACTTCAG AGCCCTGTTGTATGGAGGGATGCGTGAGTCCATTCCTCAGGCTGAGGTGCGGCTGGAGGAGACGCACGCGGAGGCCTTCTCCATGCTGCTGCATTACTTGTACACGGGCCGGGCCAACCTGGGGGAGGCGCGGGAGGAGACGCTGTTGGACTTCCTGGGCCTCGCGCACCGCTACGGCCTGCAGCCCCTGGAGGCCTCCATCTGTGAGTTCCTGCGAACGTTGCTGAGCACGCGCAACGTGTGCCTGGTGTTCGACGTCGCCAGCCTCTACTGCTTGAGCGGCCTGGCCGAGGCCTGCTGTGCCTACATGGACCGGCACGCCCCCGAGGTCCTAGAGTCTGAAGGCTTCTTGTCCCTCTCCAAG ACCGCCCTGCTGACGGTGGTGCGCAGAGACTCGTTTGCGGCGAGCGAGAGGGAGATCTTCCAGGCCCTCTGCCGCTGGTGCCGCCACAACGGCGAGGGCTCGGAGTGCCAGGAAGTGATGGCGGCCGTGCGCCTGCCGCTCATGAGCCTGTCGGAAATGTTGAACGTGGTGCGCCCCTCGGGCCTCCTCAGCCCTGACGACCTGCTGGACGCCATCCAGACGCGCTCCGAGAGCCGCGACATGGACCTCAACTACAGAGGCATGCTGA TTCCAGAGGAGAACATCGCGACCATGAAGCACGGCGCCGCGGTGGTGAAAGGCGAGCTGAAGTCGGCCCTGCTGGACGGAGACACGCAGAACTACGACCTGGACCACGGTTTCTCTCGGCACCCCATCGAGGAGGACGGCCGGGCCACGGGCCTCCTGGTGCGCCTGGGACAGCCCTCCATCGTCAACCACGTGCGCCTGCTGCTGTGGGACAGGGACAGCCG GTCCTACTCGTACTATTTGGAGGTGTCTATGGATGAGCTGGACTGGGTGCGCGTCGTGGACCACGCAAAGTTCCTCTGCCGCTCCTGGCAGAACCTCTACTTCCCAGCACGGGTctgcag GTACATCCGTGTAGTTGGGACCCATAATACGGTCAACAAGGTCTTCCACCTAGTGGCTCTGGAGTGCATGTACACGAATCGACCCTTCACTCTGGAGAGGGGACTGCTCG TGCCCACAGAAAACGTTGCCACGGTGATGGCCTGTGCCAGCGTGGTGGAGGGCGTGAGCCGTAGCCGGAACGCGTTACTGAACGGGGACACCAGCCACTACGACTGGGACTCGGGCTACACCTGCCACCAGCTGGGCTCTGGAGCCATCGTCATCCAGCTGGCCCAGCCATACACCATCAGCTCCATACG GCTATTGTTGTGGGACTGCGATGATCGTAGTTACAGTTACTATGTGGAGgtttcagccaatcagcagcagtGGACCAGGGTGGTTGACCGCACCAAAGTAGCCTGCAG GTCATGGCAAACACTGTTCTTTGATGGACAGGCTGCCTCCTTCATCCGTATTGTCGGGACCCACAACACTGCCAATGAG GTCTTCCACTGTGTCCATTTCGAGTGTCCCGCCCAGGTGGAGACGGAGGTGAAGGAGAGCCCCCCGGGATCCGATCAGAGCACCCCTGAGCCCAGCTCCCAGCATGCCCCTCTGTCCCGCACCCAGAGGCTCtcgtcctctccctcctcctcatcctcctcccatCCTTAG
- the LOC105909449 gene encoding putative nuclease HARBI1 isoform X1 — protein sequence MNVLFVKEVLIDEVANIVSRAFSRERIFRDRQDPLAHPDDYLYDQYRFSREGIIYLQQLLGRHIANQTERSAALTGVQTLCIGLRFFATGTFLYAVSDAENICKSTVCRAIRRVYLALKRYVSVFIRFPGHAEVDIIKEGFYAMAGIPNVLGVVDCTQIPIKAPPGPHEGDYINTRAFYSINVQMICDSTCVITNIEAKWPGAVLDDRIFNESSLCAKFEQVCSPTGHYDGILLGDTDYTCRTFFMTPYPDPSPGPQAHFNASLAKTRSKIVTTLGQLRGRFQCLNGLRVVPDRACDITVACAVLHNIATIRKESTPPVCQPPDDDIESLYLDEPDGQAVRDRIAAQYFG from the exons ATGAACGTACTTTTTGTGAAAGAGGTTCTTATTGATGAAGTAGCCAACATTGTAAGCAGAGCATTCAGTAGAGAACGCATTTTTAGAGATCGACAAGACCCTTTAGCACATCCAGATGATTATTTGTACGATCAGTATCGATTTAGTCGCGAAGGAATTATTTACTTACAACAGTTATTAGGACGCCACATTGCAAACCAAACGGAGCGGAGTGCAGCCTTAACCGGGGTACAGACACTTTGTATAGGGCTTCGCTTCTTTGCCACAGGGACATTTCTTTATGCTGTTAGTGATGCTGAAAATATCTGTAAATCCACTGTATGTCGTGCCATCAGAAGAGTCTACCTTGCTTTGAAAaggtatgtcagtgtgtttatcAGATTCCCCGGCCATGCAGAAGTGGATATAATCAAGGAAGGTTTCTATGCAATGGCAG GCATTCCGAATGTCCTTGGTGTGGTAGACTGCACCCAGATCCCCATTAAAGCACCGCCTGGTCCGCATGAGGGCGATTACATTAATACAAGGGCCTTCTACAGCATCAACGTGCAG ATGATCTGTGACTCTACATGTGTCATCACTAATATTGAGGCAAAGTGGCCTGGTGCTGTTCTTGATGACCGCATCTTCAACGAGTCCAGCCTGTGTGCCAAATTTGAACAAG TGTGCAGTCCCACAGGTCATTATGATGGCATCCTTTTAGGAGACACAGACTACACCTGCAGGACCTTCTTCATGACTCCCTACCCTGACCCCAGCCCTGGGCCACAAGCGCACTTCAATGCATCCCTTGCAAAGACGAGATCTAAGATTGTAACGACTTTAGGGCAGCTAAGAGGAAGGTTTCAGTGCCTGAATGGCCTGAGGGTCGTACCAGATAGGGCCTGTGACATTACGGTGGCATGTGCAGTACTGCATAATATTGCAACAATAAGGAAAGAGAGCACTCCGCCTGTCTGCCAACCACCTGATGATGACATTGAGTCTCTGTACCTGGATGAGCCTGATGGTCAAGCTGTGAGGGACAGGATTGCTGCCCAGTATTTTGGTTAA
- the LOC105909449 gene encoding putative nuclease HARBI1 isoform X2 codes for MNVLFVKEVLIDEVANIVSRAFSRERIFRDRQDPLAHPDDYLYDQYRFSREGIIYLQQLLGRHIANQTERSAALTGVQTLCIGLRFFATGTFLYAVSDAENICKSTVCRAIRRVYLALKRYVSVFIRFPGHAEVDIIKEGFYAMAGIPNVLGVVDCTQIPIKAPPGPHEGDYINTRAFYSINVQMICDSTCVITNIEAKWPGAVLDDRIFNESSLCAKFEQGHYDGILLGDTDYTCRTFFMTPYPDPSPGPQAHFNASLAKTRSKIVTTLGQLRGRFQCLNGLRVVPDRACDITVACAVLHNIATIRKESTPPVCQPPDDDIESLYLDEPDGQAVRDRIAAQYFG; via the exons ATGAACGTACTTTTTGTGAAAGAGGTTCTTATTGATGAAGTAGCCAACATTGTAAGCAGAGCATTCAGTAGAGAACGCATTTTTAGAGATCGACAAGACCCTTTAGCACATCCAGATGATTATTTGTACGATCAGTATCGATTTAGTCGCGAAGGAATTATTTACTTACAACAGTTATTAGGACGCCACATTGCAAACCAAACGGAGCGGAGTGCAGCCTTAACCGGGGTACAGACACTTTGTATAGGGCTTCGCTTCTTTGCCACAGGGACATTTCTTTATGCTGTTAGTGATGCTGAAAATATCTGTAAATCCACTGTATGTCGTGCCATCAGAAGAGTCTACCTTGCTTTGAAAaggtatgtcagtgtgtttatcAGATTCCCCGGCCATGCAGAAGTGGATATAATCAAGGAAGGTTTCTATGCAATGGCAG GCATTCCGAATGTCCTTGGTGTGGTAGACTGCACCCAGATCCCCATTAAAGCACCGCCTGGTCCGCATGAGGGCGATTACATTAATACAAGGGCCTTCTACAGCATCAACGTGCAG ATGATCTGTGACTCTACATGTGTCATCACTAATATTGAGGCAAAGTGGCCTGGTGCTGTTCTTGATGACCGCATCTTCAACGAGTCCAGCCTGTGTGCCAAATTTGAACAAG GTCATTATGATGGCATCCTTTTAGGAGACACAGACTACACCTGCAGGACCTTCTTCATGACTCCCTACCCTGACCCCAGCCCTGGGCCACAAGCGCACTTCAATGCATCCCTTGCAAAGACGAGATCTAAGATTGTAACGACTTTAGGGCAGCTAAGAGGAAGGTTTCAGTGCCTGAATGGCCTGAGGGTCGTACCAGATAGGGCCTGTGACATTACGGTGGCATGTGCAGTACTGCATAATATTGCAACAATAAGGAAAGAGAGCACTCCGCCTGTCTGCCAACCACCTGATGATGACATTGAGTCTCTGTACCTGGATGAGCCTGATGGTCAAGCTGTGAGGGACAGGATTGCTGCCCAGTATTTTGGTTAA
- the LOC105909453 gene encoding uncharacterized protein LOC105909453: METMEKSERAHFFTGKEQQLILEAYGEERPILTAKSNTFRASKMREAAWQRIADKLNKQSGSGYKRTWQQVKVKHKNLLQTANRKKADLRRDDKGPANVIIKSDDSDEEFLVQQSYCGPMVEGIPGGTSSEPHTSKPSSCQQPNGEKLTLGETNVVIKSDDSDEEFLVQQSSCGPMVEGIPGGTSSEPAAAYGSSSYISVTGHSLTLLPPPQSDPEHSVCDETFSTDTRLDEDFDPSSAQEKGRAPGKKTAEQGQTDIKTLYRRYLIQEIENREQEMAYRALKMRKVEKEIQLLDKQLEKQ; this comes from the exons ATGGAAACCATGGAGAAAAGTGAGAGGGCTCATTTTTTCACTGGAAAAGAGCAACAGCTTATTCTAGAGGCATATGGAGAGGAGCGGCCTATATTAACAGCCAAATCCAACACCTTCAGAGCATCAAAAATGAGGGAGGCAGCTTGGCAGAGAATTGCGGACAAATTGAATAA GCAATCTGGCAGTGGATACAAACGCACATGGCAACAAGTGAAAGTCAAACATAAAAATTTGCTGCAAACAG CCAACAGGAAAAAAGCTGACCTTAGGAGAGACGACAAGGGACCGGCAAATGTCATCATCAAATCAGACGATTCCGATGAGGAGTTTCTTGTGCAGCAAAGCTACTGCGGGCCCATGGTGGAGGGCATCCCAGGGGGCACCAGTTCAGAGCCTCACACCTCAAAACCGTCTTCATGTCAACAGCCAAATGGAGAAAAGCTGACTTTAGGAGAGACGAATGTTGTCATCAAATCAGACGATTCCGATGAGGAGTTTCTTGTGCAGCAAAGCTCCTGCGGGCCCATGGTGGAGGGCATCCCAGGGGGCACCAGTTCAGAGCCTGCAGCAGCCTACGGCAGCTCCTCCTACATAAGTG TGACCGGTCATTCGCTCACCCTCCTGCCTCCACCGCAGAGTGACCCCGAACACTCCGTCTGTGACGAGACGTTCTCCACGGACACTCGCTTGGATGAG GATTTTGACCCCAGCAGTGCCCAGGAGAAGGGCCGTGCCCCTGGAAAGAAAACTGCAGAG CAGGGGCAAACAGACATAAAGACCCTATACCGGCGGTACCTCATTCAAGAGATCGAGAACAGGGAACAAGAGATGGCCTACCGGGCTCTTAAAATGAGGAAAGTGGAGAAGGAAATACAGTTACTTGATAAACAGTTG GAGAAAcaataa
- the glo1 gene encoding lactoylglutathione lyase, which translates to MQCFRTTTYFRLQSTPFLTSYSICHTGAFCLQTGRNCIPHTTRFGLPRLAEAGRFMCQSRSLHDLNQTDLKMTDQGLTDEAVAAACKDGNPITKDFMMQQTMLRVKDPVKSLDFYTRILGMSLLQKFDFPSMRFSLYFLGFEDKKEIPSDVKERTAWTFSRRATIELTHNWGSETDDSQSYHNGNSDPRGFGHIGIAVPDVYAACKLFEEQGVTFVKKPDDGKMKGLAFVQDPDGYWIEILSPNNMVSITS; encoded by the exons ATGCAGTGTTTCAGAACAACAACGTATTTCCGTCTACAGAGTACACCTTTCTTGACATCATACTCCATCTGCCACACGGGGGCTTTCTGCCTTCAAACTGGAAGGAACTGTATTCCCCATACCACTAGGTTTGGTTTACCACGCCTCGCAGAAGCAGGCAGGTTTATGTGCCAGTCTCGTAGCCTTCACGACCTGAACCAGACAGATCTCAAAATGACTGATCAAGGTTTAACAGACGAGGCTGTGGCAGCTGCATGCAAGGATGGAAACCCAATTACTAAG GATTTCATGATGCAGCAAACTATGCTGAGAGTGAAGGACCCAGTAAAGTCCTTAGATTTTTACACACGAATTCTTGGAATGAG CTTGCTGCAGAAGTTTGATTTCCCATCCATGCGCTTCTCACTCTACTTCCTGGGTTTTGAGGACAAGAAGGAGATTCCCAGTGACGTGAAGGAGAGAACGGCCTGGACCTTCTCCCGAAGAGCCACCATCGAGCTAACACA TAACTGGGGCTCAGAAACGGATGACAGCCAGTCCTACCACAATGGAAACTCAGACCCACGTGGATTTG GCCACATTGGCATTGCTGTTCCTGATGTTTATGCTGCCTGCAAGCTTTTCGAGGAGCAAGGAGTGACCTTTGTGAAGAAGCCAGATGATG GTAAAATGAAAGGCCTGGCATTCGTTCAGGACCCCGATGGTTACTGGATCGAGATCTTGAGCCCCAACAACATGGTCTCCATCACCTCATAG
- the slc38a6 gene encoding probable sodium-coupled neutral amino acid transporter 6 isoform X1, whose product MNRNINTDIQSDYRPIDGDDDQSTPLLGTMQGGNASFQACVFNMMNAIMGSGILGLAYAMASTGIVGFSILLIVVSSLATYSIHLLLTLCDQTGVSSYEDLGGRAFGKFGKILVAISIIIQNIGAMASYMFILKTEFPASISGFLSPDHTRDVWYEDGTILIILVTVCVVLPLAILPKIGFLGYTSILAFLFMLFFTVVVVLKKWSIPCPLPVNGTLSLYEVSSNLSECTPKLFVLTSQSAYAVPTMAFSFLCHTAVLPIYCELQRPTKKRMQKVTNISIALSFLLYFISALFGYLTFFDKVDSELLLGYDAYLSRDILVMLVRLAILLAVLLTVPLIHFPTRKAVQLLVKGDNPFSWFSHSLTTILLLTIVLLLAIFVPDIRNVYGVVGSTTSTCLLFVFPGLFFLKMSSHPLLSLPAIGAVCLVAIGVLVGLLSLCIIIVSWAQNS is encoded by the exons ATGAATCGTAACATCAACACGGACATTCAGAGCGATTACCGCCCTATCGACGGGGATGACGACCAATCTACTCCTCTGTTGGGAACA ATGCAAGGTGGAAATGCCTCCTTTCAGGcctgtgtgtttaatatgatgAATGCCATTATGGGCAGTGGAATCCTGGGGCTGGCTTATGCAATGGCCAGCACGGGTATCGTGGGCTTCAG TATCCTGCTGATTGTAGTGTCCAGTTTGGCTACATATTCAATCCATTTGCTGCTCACACTATGCGACCAAACAG GTGTTTCATCCTATGAAGATCTGGGTGGCCGAGCGTTTGGAAAGTTTGGCAAA ATCCTGGTAGCCATCTCCATTATTATTCAGAACATTGGAG CCATGGCCTCCTACATGTTTATCCTCAAGACTGAGTTTCCTGCTAGCATCAGTGGCTTCCTCAGTCCAGACCATACCCG ggatGTGTGGTATGAGGATGGCACAATTCTTATCATCCTGGTTACGGTCTGTGTGGTGCTTCCACTGGCCATACTACCCAAGATTG GTTTTTTAGGTTATACTAGCATTCTGGCCTTCCTCTTCATGCTCTTTTTCACAGTGGTG gTTGTATTAAAGAAATGGTCCATTCCATGTCCCCTCCCGGTTAATGGAACCCTGAGTTTATATGAG GTGTCATCGAATCTGTCTGAATGCACACCAAAACTCTTCGTTTTAACCAGTCAG AGTGCATATGCTGTCCCCACCATGgccttctctttcctctgtcacACTGCAGTCCTTCCCATCTACTGTGAACTGCAAAG ACCCACCAAGAAGCGAATGCAGAAAGTGACAAACATCAGCATCGCCCTCAGCTTTCTACTCTATTTCATCTCTGCCTTATTTGGATACCTCACCTTCTTTG ATAAGGTGGATTCTGAGTTGCTGCTAGGCTACGATGCCTATTTGTCACGTGACATATTGGTGATGCTGGTGCGTCTGGCTATCCTTTTGGCAGTGCTGCTCACCGTGCCTCTCATCCACTTCCCA ACTCGGAAGGCTGTGCAGTTGTTGGTTAAGGGGGATAATCCATTCTCCtggttctctcactccctcacaacTATCCTGCTTCTTACAATCGTGCTGCTGCTAGCCATATTTGTCCCTGACATCAGGAACGTCTATGGAGTTGTTG gctccaccacctccacctgccTGCTGTTTGTGTTCCCAGGCCTGTTCTTCTTGAAAATGAGCTCCCACCCGCTCCTGTCTCTGCCAGCTATTGGG GCGGTGTGTTTGGTTGCGATTGGTGTGTTGGTTGGGTTGTTGAGTCTCTGCATCATCATTGTCTCCTGGGCACAGAACTCCTGA
- the slc38a6 gene encoding probable sodium-coupled neutral amino acid transporter 6 isoform X2 gives MNRNINTDIQSDYRPIDGDDDQSTPLLGTMQGGNASFQACVFNMMNAIMGSGILGLAYAMASTGIVGFSILLIVVSSLATYSIHLLLTLCDQTGVSSYEDLGGRAFGKFGKILVAISIIIQNIGAMASYMFILKTEFPASISGFLSPDHTRDVWYEDGTILIILVTVCVVLPLAILPKIGFLGYTSILAFLFMLFFTVVVVLKKWSIPCPLPVNGTLSLYEVSSNLSECTPKLFVLTSQSAYAVPTMAFSFLCHTAVLPIYCELQRPTKKRMQKVTNISIALSFLLYFISALFGYLTFFDKVDSELLLGYDAYLSRDILVMLVRLAILLAVLLTVPLIHFPTRKAVQLLVKGDNPFSWFSHSLTTILLLTIVLLLAIFVPDIRNVYGVVGSTTSTCLLFVFPGLFFLKMSSHPLLSLPAIGTDLYLKSLSLPCH, from the exons ATGAATCGTAACATCAACACGGACATTCAGAGCGATTACCGCCCTATCGACGGGGATGACGACCAATCTACTCCTCTGTTGGGAACA ATGCAAGGTGGAAATGCCTCCTTTCAGGcctgtgtgtttaatatgatgAATGCCATTATGGGCAGTGGAATCCTGGGGCTGGCTTATGCAATGGCCAGCACGGGTATCGTGGGCTTCAG TATCCTGCTGATTGTAGTGTCCAGTTTGGCTACATATTCAATCCATTTGCTGCTCACACTATGCGACCAAACAG GTGTTTCATCCTATGAAGATCTGGGTGGCCGAGCGTTTGGAAAGTTTGGCAAA ATCCTGGTAGCCATCTCCATTATTATTCAGAACATTGGAG CCATGGCCTCCTACATGTTTATCCTCAAGACTGAGTTTCCTGCTAGCATCAGTGGCTTCCTCAGTCCAGACCATACCCG ggatGTGTGGTATGAGGATGGCACAATTCTTATCATCCTGGTTACGGTCTGTGTGGTGCTTCCACTGGCCATACTACCCAAGATTG GTTTTTTAGGTTATACTAGCATTCTGGCCTTCCTCTTCATGCTCTTTTTCACAGTGGTG gTTGTATTAAAGAAATGGTCCATTCCATGTCCCCTCCCGGTTAATGGAACCCTGAGTTTATATGAG GTGTCATCGAATCTGTCTGAATGCACACCAAAACTCTTCGTTTTAACCAGTCAG AGTGCATATGCTGTCCCCACCATGgccttctctttcctctgtcacACTGCAGTCCTTCCCATCTACTGTGAACTGCAAAG ACCCACCAAGAAGCGAATGCAGAAAGTGACAAACATCAGCATCGCCCTCAGCTTTCTACTCTATTTCATCTCTGCCTTATTTGGATACCTCACCTTCTTTG ATAAGGTGGATTCTGAGTTGCTGCTAGGCTACGATGCCTATTTGTCACGTGACATATTGGTGATGCTGGTGCGTCTGGCTATCCTTTTGGCAGTGCTGCTCACCGTGCCTCTCATCCACTTCCCA ACTCGGAAGGCTGTGCAGTTGTTGGTTAAGGGGGATAATCCATTCTCCtggttctctcactccctcacaacTATCCTGCTTCTTACAATCGTGCTGCTGCTAGCCATATTTGTCCCTGACATCAGGAACGTCTATGGAGTTGTTG gctccaccacctccacctgccTGCTGTTTGTGTTCCCAGGCCTGTTCTTCTTGAAAATGAGCTCCCACCCGCTCCTGTCTCTGCCAGCTATTGGG ACAGATCTTTACCTCAAGTCACTATCTTTACCTTGCCATTAG
- the trmt5 gene encoding tRNA (guanine(37)-N1)-methyltransferase: protein MLRSAFKGLFTVLETQHCLNLTSILRPLPCGGGSPKRALGTILVRFKSTQLTPMPRQEQPSLDPELYRAPSAVRGMTCLDRGAFAQTITVPGIRIPKVVINKVVKRLKRVALKRPGLKRVVDEDGGEESEHKLLLLDPTKITSSDAFSEEEAGTLRAFEVAQEVSQHELKLTYDNLKTEEILRAVLPEGQDVTSGFSRVGHIAHMNLRDHQLPYGNLIGQVLIDKNPGITCVVNKTNTIDSTYRNFQMEVLAGENKMVAKVRENGVPFEFDFSQVYWNPRLSTEHERVVSTLNRGDMVLDVFAGVGPFAVPAARRGCMVLANDLNPESHRWLKHNCQLNKVSSKVTTFNLDGREFIRGPVREQLPGLLASEVGVHFVMNLPALALEFLDAFKSLLVPELDKETSGKSNLPKVHCYGFSKEDDPKKDMVARASASLGFELEGHCSVHMVRNVAPNKEMMCVSFTLPREVLYGAHKDSQDEPAAKRQKCEEKLD from the exons ATGTTAAG AAGTGCATTCAAAGGCCTTTTCACTGTACTGGAGACTCAACATTGTCTTAACCTGACATCTATCCTGCGCCCTCTCCCTTGTGGAGGTGGAAGCCCTAAACGAGCGTTAGGTACGATTCTTGTCCGATTTAAATCAACACAGCTGACGCCAATGCCACGCCAAGAGCAGCCCTCGCTCGACCCAGAGCTCTACAGAGCTCCTTCTGCGGTCAGGGGTATGACCTGTCTGGACCGTGGAGCCTTTGCCCAAACGATTACTGTTCCCGGGATTAGGATACCAAAGGTAGTCATCAACAAAGTAGTTAAGCGTCTGAAAAGGGTGGCATTGAAAAGGCCAGGATTGAAACGTGTCGTTGATGAGGATGGTGGTGAGGAAAGTGAGCACAAATTGCTCCTGCTTGACCCGACAAAGATCACCTCTTCGGACGCGTTCAGCGAAGAGGAGGCAGGGACACTGAGGGCGTTCGAGGTAGCGCAAGAAGTCAGCCAGCATGAGCTGAAGCTGACCTACGACAATCTGAAGACCGAGGAAATTCTGCGCGCAGTGCTGCCAGAAGGACAGGATGTAACCAGCGGCTTTAGCCGCGTAGGGCATATCGCACACATGAATCTACGAGATCATCAGCTGCCATACGGGAATCTTATAG GACAAGTCCTCATAGACAAGAACCCAGGTATTACCTGCGTGGTGAACAAGACCAACACCATAGACTCCACCTATCGCAACTTCCAAATGGAGGTGCTGGCTGGGGAGAATAAAATGGTGGCTAAG GTGCGTGAAAATGGAGTACCATTCGAGTTTGACTTCTCCCAAGTGTACTGGAACCCACGGCTGAGCACCGAGCATGAGCGTGTGGTGTCCACGCTCAACCGTGGTGACATGGTGCTGGATGTGTTCGCCGGTGTGGGACCGTTCGCCGTGCCGGCAGCCCGCCGTGGCTGCATGGTCCTGGCCAACGACCTCAACCCGGAGTCTCACCGCTGGCTCAAGCACAACTGCCAACTAAATAAGGTCAGCTCTAAGGTCACGACCTTTAACCTGGATGGCCGGGAGTTTATCCGGGGGCCGGTCAGAGAGCAGTTGCCCGGCTTGTTGGCCAGTGAGGTGGGGGTCCACTTTGTGATGAACCTGCCAGCCCTCGCGCTGGAGTTTTTGGATGCCTTCAAAAGTCTTTTAGTTCCAGAGTTGGACAAAGAGACTTCTGGAAAGTCCAATCTCCCAAAAGTGCACTGCTATGGGTTTTCCAAGGAGGATGACCCGAAAAAGGATATGGTGGCGCGGGCGTCAGCCAGCCTGGGGTTTGAGCTGGAGGGACACTGTTCGGTGCACATGGTCAGAAACGTGGCGCCCAACAaggaaatgatgtgtgtgtcattcacacTGCCACGAGAGGTCCTTTACGGTGCACacaaag ACAGCCAAGACGAACCAGCTGCTAAGAGACAGAAATGTGAAGAGAAACTGGACTGA
- the mnat1 gene encoding CDK-activating kinase assembly factor MAT1: protein MDDQGCPRCKTTKYRNPSLKLMVNVCGHTLCESCVEMLFVRGSGNCVQCDTPLRKCNFRVQLFEDPAIDKEVEIRKKVLKIYNKREFDFPSLREYNDYLETVEEIVFNLTNNLEVERTRQIMEQYQRENRDVIQRNKVKLTREQEELEELLLLEQKSTEERRLELLEEEKRQLHAKRKNKQALLDELESSQLPACVLLAQHKDRAVQLEQQIEKQKQAVKTTIFSTGIPMGQTVSLQPVPEIREVLYHHQPLYIYTHGPPVPELDQLQRLGYLNHVRAASQQDMAGGYNSGLACHRAVQDAFSGLFP from the exons ATGGACGACCAAGGGTGTCCGCGATGCAAAACGACGAAATACAGAAATCCATCTCTAAAGCTTATGGTCAACGTATGCGGTCACACACT ATGCGAGAGTTGTGTGGAGATGCTATTTGTGCGTGGCTCAGGGAACTGCGTTCAGTGTGATACGCCGCTCAGGAAGTGCAATTTCCGCGTTCAGCTCTTCGAGGATCCAGCAATTGACAAAGAGGTGGAAATCCGCAAGAAAGTACTAAAGAT ATATAACAAAAGAGAATTTGACTTCCCAAGCCTCAGAGAGTACAATGACTATCTGGAAACGGTGGAAGAAATTG TCTTCAATCTGACCAATAACCTTGAGGTGGAGAGGACGCGGCAGATCATGGAACAGTATCAAAGGGAGAACAGAGATGTCATCCAGCGCAACAAAGTGAAGCTG ACACGTgagcaggaggagctggaggagctgctgctgctggagcagaagagcactgaggagaggaggctggagctgttggaggaggagaagaggcagcTCCACGCCAAGAGGAAGAACAAGCAGGCCTTGCTGGATGAGCTG GAGAGCTCCCAGCTGCCAGCGTGTGTCTTGCTGGCTCAGCATAAGGACAGAGCTgtacagctggagcagcagattgagaaacagaagcaggctgTCAAGACCACCATCTTCTCCACGGGCATCCCAATG GGTCAGACGGTGTCGCTGCAGCCTGTGCCAGAAATCCGGGAGGTTCTTTATCACCATCAGCCCCTGTATATCTACACACACGGGCCCCCAGTGCCAGAGCTGGACCAGCTGCAGAGACTTGG GTACCTGAACCATGTGCGAGCAGCATCCCAGCAGGACATGGCAGGGGGCTACAACTCCGGATTGGCCTGTCATCGTGCTGTTCAGGACGCCTTCAGTGGACTCTTCCCCTGA